The window CAAAAATCGTGATTTCTCTTATGAGTTATGCCTTCCAAATGtttattatatcaaataaattatggaTTAATTCACTAAACTATATTTGATACGTCTAATCATATTTGATCCTACGTATATTAGTTATGCAACCTATTTATTTTGAGgctaaaatcttttttttaaaaatattgccTTGTGATGGTTTGCagaatttgttgttgatgaaGAACTAGAAGCCATGGGTAAGAAAATAATGCTCACACATTGTGGAGGACTACCTTTGGCCGTTAAAGTGCTAGGAGGCTTGTTAGCTAAGAAACCTACGGTTTCTGAATGGGAAAAAGTATGTGACAAAGTTGCACGAGAATCTGTTTAGATGAAAACCACCATTCGGGAAAGTGGGGAAGACTATCTCGAAGAGCTTGTAACGAGAAATATGGTTACAGTTGTAAAAAGCAATTCGAGTTGGGAGACTCATTTCCCTAAAGACTACAAAATGGACGTTGAGGAATTATTCACAAACTGGGGTGCAGAAGGAATAATAAAGTCAGTTTGCAATGGAGCGACCATTCAAGAAAGTAAAGAAGACTACCTTGAAGACCTagttaggagaaatatggtcaCTATTGTAAATAGCTATTCGAGCTGGGGATCGGGTTACTGTCAGATGCATGACATCATGAGAGAAGTATGTTTATTAAAAGCCAAAGAAGAGGTTACTGTCAGATGCATGACATCATGAGAGAAGTATGTTTATTAAAAGCCAAAGAAGAGAACTTTGTTGACTTCATCAACGCACATACTTCCACCACTACCATCAATGCTCACATTCCTAGCAGATCTCGAAGACTCGTTGTACATGGTGGCAGTGCACTCCATATGCTGGgacgtaaaaaaaataaaagggtTAGATCTATTTTGTGTTTTGGAGCTGAGGGAAACTTGTGGAAGCAGTCATCTCGAGGATTCCGAAGTTTACCATTACTCAGGATGTTAGATCTGAATGGAGCCAAGTTTAAAGGAGGGGAGTTACCTTCCAGTATTGGGAAGCTCATCCACTTGAGATTCTTGAGTTTACGCGGGGCTTGCGTATCTAAACTATCTCATTCCCTAGGGAACCTAAAGTTTCTGCTCTATTTGAACTTGTGCGTCAATCAGGTAGTTCATGTCCCAAATGTTTTAAAAGAGATGCTAGAGTTGAGGTACCTTTTGCTACCAGCTTTTATGGACGATAAAACGAAGTTGGAATTGGCTGCTCTAGTAAAGCTGGAGACGTTGTGGTATTTCCCAACGAAAAACATCAGTGTGACAGACCTTCTATGTATGACTAGGCTCAGGACTCTCCGTGTATATCTCAATGGTGGGTGTACTTCTGAAACACTATCTTCATCTCTTCGTGGATTAAGTAAGCTGGAGCAGTTTACTTTAGTTGCTTCTGACAAAACACATGTTTATAACGGGGGAGATTTCACTAGGGACTGCAATCGTCTAAAGAGTTTAACGCTGGTCATGCATATGCCAAGGTCTCTTGAGCAAGATCAATTCCCTCCTTTACTTGCACACATATGTCTGCAATATTGCAGGATGGAGGAGGATCCAATGCGGGTTCTTGAAAAGCTGCTTCATCTGGAGTCGGTTGATTTATCAGATAGTTGCTTCGTCGGGAGGAGAATGGTGTGCTCGGAATCTGGATTCCCTCGGTTATGTGCTCTACAAATATCTAAACAAGAAGAAGTGGAAGAGTGGATAGTAGAAGAAGGGTCGATGCCATGTCTTCGTACTTTGACTATAGAGAAATGTGAAAAGTTGAAGGAGCTACCTGACGGGTTGAAGTATATAACTTGCTTGAAGGAACTGAAGATTCAAAGAATGAACAAGGAGTGGACGAAGAAATTGGAACCAGGTGGGGAACACTACTGCAGAGTCCAACACATTCCTGATGTTCAGTTTATCAATTGTGTGGGCGAATAAGAATAATAAAGTCTACCAGGTAAATCTTTTTGGTGTTTATGTCAATTTCGTTGGTTATGTATCCTTTTTGGCGTTAGTTGTGAATTGAAAGTCACGTTAGACAGTCTCaactatattatattatacattGATCTAagcttttatgttttttggCTTGCAGGTGAGAATCTTGACCTGATATGCTACCGATTGTGTGTGATGTGATAAGTCGTTTTATCTTGTGTGTTGATGTATAATATTCAAACATATCTTATTTACGAACTTACGTTTGTATGTTTCATACTTGCAAACTCTCTCTTTCATTCTATTTAAGTTTGATATAATATTGTGAACCATCTTTTCATCGGctttctccttctcttcccTTGTTTTATGAGCAATCTAATACATACAGAATATGACATACTCTTCTCTGTCTTGGCAACGATTTCATTAGCAGCCAAAGTGTTCAAGCTTTAGATTATCATTCATAAGTCATATTGTGCTATATATTTAGGCTCTATTCATAACTCTGCTTTGAATCTTTTGTGATCATCTTTTAAATTATCAGGAATTTGAAGAAAAACCGGTTagcttaaattaaattttataacaatCAGAATGATAATGtgccatttttattttgatgatcAGCACAAACAAGTACACTGCGGAAGAATGACCATGAGTCTCTCTAACATAAATCACAATTAGGCCATTCTTCTTGTAAGCCTTAAAATTCAAACATAAACAACTTAAAATTCATGGAACAAATATCATCATCGGCACTAAAGATCTAGTTAGTCCCTTCTTATAGATATATAAACTTGGATTGAACCAAGTCAAAGCTTCACCACAATGGGACTCCTGACACGATGCTTCTTGTCTGACCAAACCAAATCTCCAAACACATAACCCTTAGCCACTTTCCCCTTACGCTTCGCAATGGTCACCTTAAACGTCTTTTGCTCTCCAACTTTGGTGAAATTTAAGCTCGTCGGTTTAACCGCAACAGAAACACCCTCTGGGTTATTCACCCGGACGGTATAGGTCGACGGCCTTCCAACGTTTTTAACTGTTCTTGAGACGGTGACTTTGCTCGATGACAGGTTTGGAACTGTGATGGAAGGATAGTTAAGGTTGTAAAGACTGGCTTTACGGCTTGAACATGCAAAGTTTTTCCCAGAGAATACAGAGATTTGTGATGCATTGTATCCAAGGGAGCATAAGAAGTTGAGGTAGTCCTTGATGCCTGAATCGTAAACCAGACCAGGATTCACAGCTAGGTTTGGTCGGACGTGTCCTGCCCCGAAACTAAAAGGCGTTGCCTTCATGTAGGTTGAGTTTAGGATGGGTCCGGGAATGTCATCCATTGTTGTTGCTACAAAACCAAACACCGAGTAAATTAATATAActtcataaataaaaagataaagtaaAAGATTACGAAAAACAAATACT of the Brassica rapa cultivar Chiifu-401-42 chromosome A03, CAAS_Brap_v3.01, whole genome shotgun sequence genome contains:
- the LOC103860290 gene encoding LOW QUALITY PROTEIN: probable disease resistance RPP8-like protein 4 (The sequence of the model RefSeq protein was modified relative to this genomic sequence to represent the inferred CDS: substituted 1 base at 1 genomic stop codon) — encoded protein: MAEEVVSSVNGMQKLLGVVNRETKRLRGVHEQVDDLIRQKRALQSFLEDADAKKYGCERLRNLLEDVKDVIEDAEATEDSYLLKERSREEKGIMTCVKRNSFFLYNRLKFATHIEGINKRISKLIAQMCDFRIHKIIDGDCSVSSQERQRVQRETQQTFRPSSENNLVGVEQSVKTLVGHLVDNNDDIQVVSISGMGGIGKTTLAKQVFQHVDVRRHFKGFAWIYVSQEFTQKNIWQRVLQDLRPLDGDVKQMDECTLQGKLCELLETSRYLIVLDDVWKDEAWDRIKAAFPLKRGGSKVILTSRNEGVGLHADPTCFPFRPRTLTLEESWQLCKSIVFPKQDATEFVVDEELEAMGKKIMLTHCGGLPLAVKVLGGLLAKKPTVSEWEKVCDKVARESVXMKTTIRESGEDYLEELVTRNMVTVVKSNSSWETHFPKDYKMDVEELFTNWGAEGIIKSVCNGATIQESKEDYLEDLVRRNMVTIVNSYSSWGSGYCQMHDIMREVCLLKAKEENFVDFINAHTSTTTINAHIPSRSRRLVVHGGSALHMLGRKKNKRVRSILCFGAEGNLWKQSSRGFRSLPLLRMLDLNGAKFKGGELPSSIGKLIHLRFLSLRGACVSKLSHSLGNLKFLLYLNLCVNQVVHVPNVLKEMLELRYLLLPAFMDDKTKLELAALVKLETLWYFPTKNISVTDLLCMTRLRTLRVYLNGGCTSETLSSSLRGLSKLEQFTLVASDKTHVYNGGDFTRDCNRLKSLTLVMHMPRSLEQDQFPPLLAHICLQYCRMEEDPMRVLEKLLHLESVDLSDSCFVGRRMVCSESGFPRLCALQISKQEEVEEWIVEEGSMPCLRTLTIEKCEKLKELPDGLKYITCLKELKIQRMNKEWTKKLEPGGEHYCRVQHIPDVQFINCVGE